A genomic region of Arachis stenosperma cultivar V10309 chromosome 9, arast.V10309.gnm1.PFL2, whole genome shotgun sequence contains the following coding sequences:
- the LOC130948269 gene encoding GCN5-related N-acetyltransferase 4, chloroplastic isoform X1: protein MRSILLPLGTSLSLTPITLNTSKISPFNLNLKRPTTIPSWSSSSSSPHQFSLLSLSQSGLCRASQVVDLFPTVSPEIIVREARLEDCWEVAETHCSSFFPEYSFPLDFVLRMDRLVAMLAGVSIPSGCKRTCLVAVIGSSLDQTFLFGSDDFKIGGFDGKFSLNKGYVAGILTVDTVADFLPRKGPLRQRRTGIAYISNVAVREKFRRKGIAKLLVAKAESQARNWGCRAIALHCDLKNPVATKLYQGQGFKCIKVPEGATWPQPKTSPDIQFNFMMKLLNNSPASVSN from the exons ttcttcttcctcttggAACCTCACTCTCTCTAACTCCTATTACACTAAACACCTCAAAAATCTCACCTTTCAATCTTAATCTCAAGAGACCAACCACTATCCCATCttggtcttcttcttcatcttcaccTCATCAATTCTcacttctttctctctcccaATCAG GATTATGCAGGGCAAGTCAAGTGGTTGACTTGTTCCCAACTGTGTCTCCTGAAATCATAGTCCGCGAGGCGAGGTTAGAGGACTGTTGGGAAGTTGCAGAAACTCACTGCAGCTCCTTCTTCCCTGAATATTCTTTCCCATTGGATTTCGTTCTGAGGATGGACAGATTGGTTGCTATGTTAGCCGGAGTCTCCATACCGAGTGGCTGCAAAAGGACCTGTTTGGTTGCTGTTATCGGCAGCTCACTCGATCAAACTTTCTTGTTTGGAAGTGATGATTTCAAGATTGGTGGATTTGATGGCAAATTCAGCCTCAATAAAGGTTATGTGGCTGGTATATTGACCGTAGATACTGTTGCAGACTTTCTACCTAGAAAGGGACCATTGAGACAGAGAAG GACTGGAATTGCATACATATCAAATGTGGCAGTGAGGGAAAAGTTTAGGCGAAAAGGAATAGCTAAACTATTGGTAGCAAAGGCAGAATCACAGGCCAGAAATTGGGGTTGCCGCGCAATTGCATTGCACTGTGATTTGAAAAATCCGGTGGCCACCAAGTTATATCAAGGCCAAGGTTTCAAATGCATTAAGGTTCCAGAAGGAGCAACCTGGCCTCAGCCAAAAACATCACCTGATATTCAGTTCAACTTCATGATGAAGCTTCTCAACAATTCACCTGCTTCTGTATCTAATTAG
- the LOC130948269 gene encoding GCN5-related N-acetyltransferase 4, chloroplastic isoform X2 codes for MNMWGLCRASQVVDLFPTVSPEIIVREARLEDCWEVAETHCSSFFPEYSFPLDFVLRMDRLVAMLAGVSIPSGCKRTCLVAVIGSSLDQTFLFGSDDFKIGGFDGKFSLNKGYVAGILTVDTVADFLPRKGPLRQRRTGIAYISNVAVREKFRRKGIAKLLVAKAESQARNWGCRAIALHCDLKNPVATKLYQGQGFKCIKVPEGATWPQPKTSPDIQFNFMMKLLNNSPASVSN; via the exons ATGAATATGTGGG GATTATGCAGGGCAAGTCAAGTGGTTGACTTGTTCCCAACTGTGTCTCCTGAAATCATAGTCCGCGAGGCGAGGTTAGAGGACTGTTGGGAAGTTGCAGAAACTCACTGCAGCTCCTTCTTCCCTGAATATTCTTTCCCATTGGATTTCGTTCTGAGGATGGACAGATTGGTTGCTATGTTAGCCGGAGTCTCCATACCGAGTGGCTGCAAAAGGACCTGTTTGGTTGCTGTTATCGGCAGCTCACTCGATCAAACTTTCTTGTTTGGAAGTGATGATTTCAAGATTGGTGGATTTGATGGCAAATTCAGCCTCAATAAAGGTTATGTGGCTGGTATATTGACCGTAGATACTGTTGCAGACTTTCTACCTAGAAAGGGACCATTGAGACAGAGAAG GACTGGAATTGCATACATATCAAATGTGGCAGTGAGGGAAAAGTTTAGGCGAAAAGGAATAGCTAAACTATTGGTAGCAAAGGCAGAATCACAGGCCAGAAATTGGGGTTGCCGCGCAATTGCATTGCACTGTGATTTGAAAAATCCGGTGGCCACCAAGTTATATCAAGGCCAAGGTTTCAAATGCATTAAGGTTCCAGAAGGAGCAACCTGGCCTCAGCCAAAAACATCACCTGATATTCAGTTCAACTTCATGATGAAGCTTCTCAACAATTCACCTGCTTCTGTATCTAATTAG
- the LOC130948267 gene encoding uncharacterized protein LOC130948267 isoform X1 gives MAATSGKIVQNVFVSQSHCYYQQNRQFHSQSQRAYFAPYMRNSLPSPPGKLAWTSNPSMQLRNLSKPNNDFIIQRNIHCNASASASASATAVPYLDKTDFLRLQNGSDIRGVAVDGVEGEPISLTEPVAEAIAAGFAAWLFERKKAAASQNLRVSIGHDSRISAKLLQNAISRGLAGAGLEVVQYGLASTPAMFNSTLTKDEAFLCPVDGSIMITASHLPFNRNGFKFFTNAGGLGKTDIKDVLERAADIYNQFTAESLANSERKASSSIKQVDYMNVYTSDLVKAVRKAAGSIEKPLGGFHIVVDAGNGAGGFFVKKVLEPLGAFTTGSQFLEPDGLFPNHIPNPEDKTAMRAITKAVLQSRADLGIIFDTDVDRSAAVDFQGREFNRNRLIALMAAIVLEEHPGTTIVTDSVTSDGLTTFIENKLGGKHHRFKRGYKNVIDEAIRLNSVGEESHLAIETSGHGALKENHWLDDGAYLMVKILNKLASVRASGMDGGSKVLTDLIEGLHEPALSLELRLKINQNHPDLKGGSFREYGETVLKQLEKSIGSDPNLRKAPVNYEGVRVSGYGGWFLLRLSLHDPVLPLNIEAPTKGDAVKLALAVLAAVKDFAGLDISALDKYLREAS, from the exons CAACATCAGGGAAGATTGTCCAAAATGTTTTTGTGTCACAGTCACATTGCTACTACCAACAGAATAGGCAGTTCCATTCACAGAGTCAGAGGGCCTATTTTGCCCCTTATATGCGCAACTCGCTTCCCTCACCACCGGGGAAGTTGGCATGGACTTCCAACCCATCCATGCAATTGCGCAATTTGTCCAAACCCAACAATGATTTTATTATCCAGAGAAACATTCACTGCAATG CTTCCGCATCTGCATCTGCATCTGCTACTGCTGTTCCGTATCTGGACAAGACTGATTTTCTAAGGCTTCAAAATGGCAG TGACATACGTGGTGTGGCTGTTGATGGTGTTGAGGGAGAGCCAATTAGCCTCACTGAACCGGTTGCTGAAGCAATTGCCGCTGGTTTTGCAGCATGGTTATTTGAGAGAAAGAAAGCAGCCGCTTCTCAGAATTTGAGAGTTTCTATTGGCCATGATTCCCGAATATCAGCTAAATTACTACAG AATGCAATTTCTCGTGGTCTTGCTGGTGCTGGCCTAGAAGTTGTCCAATATGG ATTAGCATCAACACCAGCCATGTTCAATAGCACACTCACAAAGGATGAAGCATTCTTGTGTCCTGTTGATGGATCCATTATGATAACAG CGAGTCATCTGCCCTTCAACCGGAATGGATTCAAATTTTTCACAAATGCTGGTGGACTTGGAAAGACTGATATCAAAGACGTATTAGAGCGAGCTGCTGATATATACAATCAATTTACAGCTGAAAGTTTAGCAAATTCTGAGAGAAAGGCTTCATCATCTATTAAGCAAGTTGATTACATGAATGTATATACATCTGACCTAGTAAAGGCAGTTCGCAAAGCAGCGGGAAGCATAG AGAAGCCATTGGGTGGTTTCCATATAGTTGTTGATGCAGGCAATGGAGCAGGAGGTTTCTTTGTT AAAAAGGTTCTGGAACCACTCGGAGCATTTACTACCGGTAGTCAATTTTTGGAGCCTGATG GCTTATTTCCAAATCATATCCCCAATCCAGAGGACAAAACAGCTATGAGAGCTATAACCAAGGCAGTCCTTCAAAGCAGAGCTGATCTTGGAATTATCTTTGATACTGATGTGGACAG ATCTGCTGCTGTGGATTTTCAAGGCCGTGAATTCAATCGGAATCGTTTAATTGCCTTAATGGCAGCAATTGTTCTTGAGGAA CATCCGGGTACAACTATTGTCACGGACAGTGTCACTTCTGATGGCCTTACCACATTTATTGAGAATAAACTTG GCGGGAAACACCATCGGTTCAAAAGAGGCTACAAAAATGTGATTGATGAAGCTATTCGTTTG AACTCTGTTGGTGAGGAGTCACATCTGGCGATTGAAACTAGTGGACATGGAGCTCTCAAGGAGAACCATTGGCTTGATGATGGTGCATACCTAATG GTCAAGATCTTAAACAAACTTGCCTCAGTGAGAGCTTCAGGAATGGATGGTGGAAGCAAGGTTTTGACTGACTTAATAGAAGGACTCCACGAACCGGCTTTATCATTAGAACTGAGATTAAAGATAAACCAAAACCACCCAGATCTTAAAGGAGG ATCCTTCCGGGAATATGGGGAAACTGTGCTGAAGCAGTTGGAGAAATCAATTGGCTCTGATCCAAACCTACGAAAGGCTCCTGTAAATTATGAAGGG GTTCGAGTTTCTGGCTATGGTGGGTGGTTTCTTCTTAGACTTTCACTCCATGATCCTGTACTTCCCCTTAACATTGAG GCACCAACTAAGGGTGACGCTGTGAAGCTTGCACTTGCTGTGCTAGCGGCTGTGAAGGACTTTGCAGGTTTAGACATATCGGCTTTGGACAAATATTTGAGAGAAGCAAGTTAA
- the LOC130948267 gene encoding uncharacterized protein LOC130948267 isoform X2, translated as MAASASASASATAVPYLDKTDFLRLQNGSDIRGVAVDGVEGEPISLTEPVAEAIAAGFAAWLFERKKAAASQNLRVSIGHDSRISAKLLQNAISRGLAGAGLEVVQYGLASTPAMFNSTLTKDEAFLCPVDGSIMITASHLPFNRNGFKFFTNAGGLGKTDIKDVLERAADIYNQFTAESLANSERKASSSIKQVDYMNVYTSDLVKAVRKAAGSIEKPLGGFHIVVDAGNGAGGFFVKKVLEPLGAFTTGSQFLEPDGLFPNHIPNPEDKTAMRAITKAVLQSRADLGIIFDTDVDRSAAVDFQGREFNRNRLIALMAAIVLEEHPGTTIVTDSVTSDGLTTFIENKLGGKHHRFKRGYKNVIDEAIRLNSVGEESHLAIETSGHGALKENHWLDDGAYLMVKILNKLASVRASGMDGGSKVLTDLIEGLHEPALSLELRLKINQNHPDLKGGSFREYGETVLKQLEKSIGSDPNLRKAPVNYEGVRVSGYGGWFLLRLSLHDPVLPLNIEAPTKGDAVKLALAVLAAVKDFAGLDISALDKYLREAS; from the exons CTTCCGCATCTGCATCTGCATCTGCTACTGCTGTTCCGTATCTGGACAAGACTGATTTTCTAAGGCTTCAAAATGGCAG TGACATACGTGGTGTGGCTGTTGATGGTGTTGAGGGAGAGCCAATTAGCCTCACTGAACCGGTTGCTGAAGCAATTGCCGCTGGTTTTGCAGCATGGTTATTTGAGAGAAAGAAAGCAGCCGCTTCTCAGAATTTGAGAGTTTCTATTGGCCATGATTCCCGAATATCAGCTAAATTACTACAG AATGCAATTTCTCGTGGTCTTGCTGGTGCTGGCCTAGAAGTTGTCCAATATGG ATTAGCATCAACACCAGCCATGTTCAATAGCACACTCACAAAGGATGAAGCATTCTTGTGTCCTGTTGATGGATCCATTATGATAACAG CGAGTCATCTGCCCTTCAACCGGAATGGATTCAAATTTTTCACAAATGCTGGTGGACTTGGAAAGACTGATATCAAAGACGTATTAGAGCGAGCTGCTGATATATACAATCAATTTACAGCTGAAAGTTTAGCAAATTCTGAGAGAAAGGCTTCATCATCTATTAAGCAAGTTGATTACATGAATGTATATACATCTGACCTAGTAAAGGCAGTTCGCAAAGCAGCGGGAAGCATAG AGAAGCCATTGGGTGGTTTCCATATAGTTGTTGATGCAGGCAATGGAGCAGGAGGTTTCTTTGTT AAAAAGGTTCTGGAACCACTCGGAGCATTTACTACCGGTAGTCAATTTTTGGAGCCTGATG GCTTATTTCCAAATCATATCCCCAATCCAGAGGACAAAACAGCTATGAGAGCTATAACCAAGGCAGTCCTTCAAAGCAGAGCTGATCTTGGAATTATCTTTGATACTGATGTGGACAG ATCTGCTGCTGTGGATTTTCAAGGCCGTGAATTCAATCGGAATCGTTTAATTGCCTTAATGGCAGCAATTGTTCTTGAGGAA CATCCGGGTACAACTATTGTCACGGACAGTGTCACTTCTGATGGCCTTACCACATTTATTGAGAATAAACTTG GCGGGAAACACCATCGGTTCAAAAGAGGCTACAAAAATGTGATTGATGAAGCTATTCGTTTG AACTCTGTTGGTGAGGAGTCACATCTGGCGATTGAAACTAGTGGACATGGAGCTCTCAAGGAGAACCATTGGCTTGATGATGGTGCATACCTAATG GTCAAGATCTTAAACAAACTTGCCTCAGTGAGAGCTTCAGGAATGGATGGTGGAAGCAAGGTTTTGACTGACTTAATAGAAGGACTCCACGAACCGGCTTTATCATTAGAACTGAGATTAAAGATAAACCAAAACCACCCAGATCTTAAAGGAGG ATCCTTCCGGGAATATGGGGAAACTGTGCTGAAGCAGTTGGAGAAATCAATTGGCTCTGATCCAAACCTACGAAAGGCTCCTGTAAATTATGAAGGG GTTCGAGTTTCTGGCTATGGTGGGTGGTTTCTTCTTAGACTTTCACTCCATGATCCTGTACTTCCCCTTAACATTGAG GCACCAACTAAGGGTGACGCTGTGAAGCTTGCACTTGCTGTGCTAGCGGCTGTGAAGGACTTTGCAGGTTTAGACATATCGGCTTTGGACAAATATTTGAGAGAAGCAAGTTAA